A single window of Arcobacter venerupis DNA harbors:
- a CDS encoding methyl-accepting chemotaxis protein: protein MKNSTIKNKLLMLTLFSISISFIILGFYNAYNNYTSEYNLIKQKELDLAKETSKSINNYLQSKIDIVEAVANEVSALTLDVKNKEIVDKLRLGNLSGKFSGLYLGIAENGNFLQFDASFRTPQTHDYDSRARPWFKKAVELDGAGVSEPYIDFSTKKLVISVSAPVKKDGKIIGVIGSDIQLDTVVNTVLNVNLGEEGFAYLIDNQGKTLIHKDAKLFNTQNKIYEQIKSDDKLHFDEALDESSPQLIAYSSVPITNWKLVIQLDKKAISNKINANLIKDIILYIVLLIIILAILFFALVKILAPLKTLEDGLNFFFRYLKGEEKSINKLNIKTNDEFGNMAVEIDKQMELISHNLNEDKKLIEEVKNVVNRVKEGRLDLQIKNETSNLSLNELKNMLNDMITTIKGNVNEDINIILSSLEQYSKLNFVNNISNPSGNVAIGLNNLSNIINQMLHENKTNGLTLDESSKVLLENVDILNKSSNETAVSLEETAAALEEITSTVINNTERIATMANHSKVLSTSIEEGQKLANITVESMDSINEQTKAIADAITIIDQIAFQTNILSLNAAVEAATAGEAGRGFAVVAAEVRNLASRSAEAAKEIKELVENATSKTNSGKKIADDMINGYVKLKENISKTTQVINDISISSREQRTSIEQINDVVNRLDRQTQNNASVATQTHDIAINTSNIAKRILETVNEKEFRNK, encoded by the coding sequence TTGAAAAATAGTACAATTAAAAATAAACTTCTTATGCTAACCCTTTTTAGCATATCTATTTCCTTTATTATCTTAGGTTTTTATAATGCCTATAACAACTATACTTCAGAGTATAATTTAATCAAACAAAAAGAGTTAGATTTAGCAAAAGAGACTTCAAAGTCTATTAATAACTACCTTCAATCAAAAATTGATATTGTTGAAGCAGTAGCGAATGAAGTATCAGCATTAACACTTGATGTAAAAAACAAAGAAATAGTTGATAAATTACGTCTAGGTAATTTATCAGGTAAATTTTCAGGATTGTACTTAGGAATAGCAGAAAATGGTAATTTTTTACAATTTGATGCAAGTTTTAGAACACCACAAACCCATGATTATGACTCAAGAGCTAGACCTTGGTTCAAAAAAGCAGTTGAATTAGATGGAGCTGGAGTTAGTGAACCATATATTGACTTTAGTACAAAAAAACTAGTTATCTCAGTATCAGCACCAGTAAAAAAAGATGGCAAAATTATTGGCGTTATTGGTTCAGACATTCAACTTGATACTGTTGTAAATACAGTTTTAAATGTTAATCTTGGAGAAGAAGGTTTTGCTTATCTTATAGATAATCAAGGTAAAACACTAATTCATAAAGATGCTAAACTATTCAACACTCAAAATAAAATTTATGAACAAATTAAAAGTGATGATAAATTACATTTCGATGAAGCTTTAGATGAAAGTAGTCCTCAACTAATCGCTTATAGTTCAGTTCCTATTACAAACTGGAAATTAGTAATTCAATTAGATAAAAAAGCTATCTCAAACAAAATAAACGCTAATTTAATAAAAGATATTATTTTATATATTGTTTTATTAATTATCATTTTAGCTATTTTATTTTTTGCATTAGTTAAAATTCTAGCACCATTGAAAACTCTTGAAGATGGATTAAATTTCTTCTTTAGATATTTAAAAGGTGAAGAAAAAAGTATTAATAAACTTAACATTAAAACAAATGATGAGTTTGGAAATATGGCTGTTGAAATAGATAAACAAATGGAATTAATTTCTCATAATTTAAATGAAGATAAAAAATTAATTGAAGAAGTTAAAAATGTTGTAAATAGAGTTAAAGAAGGACGTTTGGACTTACAAATCAAAAATGAAACTTCTAACTTATCATTAAATGAATTAAAAAATATGTTAAATGATATGATTACTACAATCAAAGGTAATGTAAATGAAGATATTAACATTATATTATCTTCACTTGAACAATATTCAAAATTAAATTTCGTTAACAATATTTCAAATCCAAGTGGAAATGTGGCAATTGGATTAAATAATCTATCAAATATTATTAATCAAATGCTTCATGAAAATAAAACAAATGGTTTAACACTAGATGAAAGCTCAAAGGTTTTATTAGAAAATGTTGATATATTAAATAAATCATCAAATGAAACAGCTGTTTCGTTAGAAGAAACTGCTGCTGCTCTTGAAGAAATTACAAGTACAGTTATTAATAATACTGAAAGAATTGCTACAATGGCTAATCACTCAAAAGTATTATCTACTTCTATTGAAGAGGGTCAAAAACTAGCAAACATAACAGTTGAATCAATGGATTCAATTAATGAGCAAACAAAAGCGATTGCCGATGCTATTACTATTATTGACCAAATTGCATTCCAAACAAATATTCTTTCTTTAAATGCAGCCGTTGAAGCAGCAACAGCTGGAGAAGCTGGACGTGGATTTGCAGTTGTTGCAGCAGAAGTGAGAAACCTAGCGTCAAGAAGTGCAGAAGCAGCTAAAGAGATAAAAGAACTTGTTGAAAATGCTACAAGTAAAACAAACAGCGGTAAAAAAATTGCTGATGATATGATTAATGGATATGTAAAATTAAAAGAAAATATCAGTAAAACTACTCAAGTTATAAATGACATTTCAATTTCATCTCGTGAACAAAGAACAAGTATTGAGCAAATAAATGATGTTGTTAATAGATTAGATAGACAAACACAAAATAATGCTTCAGTTGCTACACAAACCCATGATATTGCAATAAATACATCAAATATTGCAAAAAGAATTTTAGAAACTGTAAATGAAAAAGAGTTTAGAAATAAATAG
- a CDS encoding N-acyl amino acid synthase FeeM domain-containing protein produces the protein MEVYKLRSDVYCRLNYNREFPDLIDGLNFDNYDENAAILYTKSNKQISGTCRLIFDSSKRFPIEEKTSLSNLREDYKKILEVSRLIIKHEQNGLNLDFKNLTKGTYLILSQNEMDLAVSVIKNEHFKLYSKFGGFEIEQEVKSYGELNSNFIITSWKYKEVSNFFKKAFLS, from the coding sequence ATAGAAGTTTATAAGTTAAGAAGTGATGTTTATTGTAGATTGAATTATAATAGAGAATTTCCAGATTTAATAGATGGACTAAACTTTGATAACTATGATGAAAATGCAGCAATTTTATATACTAAATCGAATAAACAAATCTCAGGAACGTGCCGATTAATTTTTGATTCATCCAAAAGATTCCCAATCGAAGAAAAAACTTCTCTTTCTAATCTAAGAGAAGACTACAAAAAAATCCTAGAAGTTTCAAGATTAATCATAAAACATGAACAAAATGGATTAAATCTTGACTTTAAAAATCTCACAAAAGGAACCTACCTCATCCTTTCACAAAATGAAATGGATTTAGCAGTATCCGTTATAAAAAATGAGCATTTCAAACTTTACTCAAAATTTGGTGGTTTTGAAATCGAACAAGAGGTCAAAAGTTATGGTGAATTAAACTCAAATTTTATAATCACCTCATGGAAATATAAAGAGGTTTCTAATTTCTTTAAAAAAGCTTTTTTGTCGTAA
- a CDS encoding 7TM diverse intracellular signaling domain-containing protein: MSILRVLVLLFVFFVYSNAFEISSNVQKYNILDKSDIYIDYSQQLNFEQIKSKEFTKNSEQSLSYGYSPKFNVWIKITLSNLENSTLHKILEYSNPLTTNIELYDSSEGLIKKEGLFNISENRKSLNPIFRIKIQPYETKTYYFKINSSITTLIINLNLWELEPFYQNEILHQSILNFFFGAMAILAMYNLFIYFFTKDKNYLFYVFYIVGIIFHHLLYVGVGYLYIPNAKIIEIVIGYSSVIVGIPAFALGLFTRSFLDTAKYPRFDRILKIYLYLFPFMISIFLITNDFNKYRNIFSVVLLILLFIITIYATFKKNRQAYFILFGWCIFISAGMYMYLTSLGLFNGYKIFPYYVEISLVLEAIIFSIALTDKIKQLQKQKDFIANKFLIQQKNEKQRLQIIVNEKTKDLTFALEEKELLLKELNHRVKNNMQTIISLIRLQCIDIEDEKIQDIFLTVQNRIKAMSHLHELLHGQNSVTTIDTNEYFKILIEELQYSYEKNIKIIYDIKTNLKIDKAIYCGLILNELITNCFKHAFNSQEGTVHISLTQTDSLIELNVKDNGKGFDNAKSSDSLGLVLVQTLAKEQLKGSFIIEAKNGTNVIISWRDNG, from the coding sequence TTGAGTATACTCAGAGTGTTGGTGCTTCTTTTTGTCTTTTTTGTATATTCAAATGCTTTTGAGATTTCATCAAATGTCCAAAAATATAATATATTAGATAAATCTGATATTTATATTGATTATTCACAACAGTTGAATTTTGAACAAATTAAGAGTAAAGAATTCACTAAAAACAGTGAACAATCATTAAGTTATGGATATTCACCAAAGTTTAATGTTTGGATAAAAATCACACTTTCGAACTTGGAAAATAGTACTCTACATAAAATTTTAGAATATTCAAATCCTTTAACAACAAATATTGAACTTTATGATTCTTCTGAAGGTTTAATAAAAAAAGAGGGTTTATTTAATATAAGTGAAAATAGAAAATCTTTAAATCCAATCTTTAGAATCAAAATACAACCTTATGAAACAAAAACTTATTATTTTAAAATAAATTCATCTATTACAACTTTGATAATAAATTTAAACCTTTGGGAATTAGAGCCTTTTTATCAAAATGAGATTTTGCATCAATCTATTTTAAATTTCTTTTTTGGCGCAATGGCGATTCTTGCTATGTATAATTTGTTTATTTACTTTTTCACAAAAGATAAAAATTATTTATTTTATGTATTTTATATTGTTGGTATCATCTTTCATCACTTATTATATGTGGGAGTAGGTTATTTGTATATTCCTAATGCTAAAATAATTGAAATAGTAATTGGCTATTCCTCTGTAATCGTTGGAATTCCAGCCTTTGCATTGGGTTTATTTACAAGGTCATTTTTAGATACAGCAAAATATCCAAGATTTGATAGAATACTTAAAATATATCTTTATCTTTTTCCTTTCATGATTTCAATTTTTCTTATCACGAATGATTTTAATAAATATCGTAATATCTTTTCTGTTGTATTACTCATACTTTTGTTTATTATTACTATTTATGCCACATTCAAAAAGAATAGACAGGCTTATTTTATATTGTTTGGTTGGTGTATTTTTATATCTGCTGGAATGTATATGTATTTAACAAGTTTAGGGTTATTTAATGGATATAAGATTTTCCCATATTATGTAGAAATATCTTTAGTTTTAGAAGCAATAATCTTTTCAATTGCTCTCACAGATAAAATCAAACAATTACAAAAACAAAAAGATTTTATTGCAAATAAATTTTTGATTCAACAAAAAAATGAAAAGCAAAGATTACAAATAATTGTAAATGAAAAAACAAAAGACTTAACCTTCGCTCTAGAAGAAAAAGAGTTGTTATTAAAAGAGTTAAATCATAGGGTTAAAAATAATATGCAAACAATTATCTCTTTGATTAGATTGCAGTGCATTGATATTGAAGATGAAAAAATACAAGATATATTCTTAACTGTTCAAAATAGAATAAAAGCTATGAGCCATTTACATGAACTTTTACATGGACAAAATAGTGTAACAACAATTGATACAAATGAATATTTTAAAATATTAATTGAAGAGTTACAATATAGTTATGAAAAAAATATTAAAATAATTTATGACATAAAAACAAATCTTAAAATAGATAAAGCAATTTATTGTGGTTTGATTTTAAATGAACTTATTACAAACTGCTTTAAACATGCTTTTAATTCTCAAGAAGGAACAGTTCATATTTCATTAACTCAGACTGATTCTTTAATTGAATTAAATGTTAAAGATAATGGAAAAGGTTTTGATAACGCTAAATCAAGTGATTCATTAGGATTAGTTTTAGTTCAAACTTTAGCAAAAGAACAATTAAAAGGTTCATTTATTATTGAAGCTAAAAATGGCACAAATGTGATTATTTCATGGAGAGATAATGGATAA
- a CDS encoding ATP-dependent nuclease, which translates to MKIESIKIKNFRLLKDSVLEMKDGLSLLIGRNNSGKTSLLVLFEKFYNNENFTYDDFSISLRQQIDNIDIYTNILELTIQMILEIKYDESDNLEHLSEFILDLDPASNTVKILFEVTIKKEKILPILESLDSQDKKTRYLKKNLQNHLKTTIYSFENDDDLLEVNRYKLIKKDLKQIKNIINFQIIHAKRNVSSSDDNKGKKILSSMTTKYFNQKNLNNPNFSNINDQMITMDGLLDIEYTEKFKDFLKLGKDFLNIDTLKVVSDLESNEVINNSSKVIYGESSNHLPEHLNGLGFMNILYLLLDIEMKKESFKEEKKAINLLFIEEPEAHTHPQMQYKFIDKIKEVFKSIENLQTVITTHSAQIVSKCDFKDIRYLLNIHENIKIKNFHSELKELYGTEEEEFQFVEQYLTLQASELFFANKIIFIEGTTEKMLLPYFINKFDNDRKDIPNYIPISSQNISILEVGANAEAFDKLVRFFDIQTLIITDIDTTFKTQNQTGRTIYKGHKVDGATHTSNLTIRKYFSSPDVNNNTFANWFENLKKESISINNRKIKLSYQIEEDNYHARSFEDAFIKVNLQKLIDNKSVLRGLKNDDELIIRDDIYELTEEILDKKSDFAFSLLYLALSKNIDWAMPLYIKNALEWIQNDAS; encoded by the coding sequence GTGAAAATAGAAAGTATAAAAATAAAGAATTTTAGGTTATTAAAAGATTCTGTATTAGAAATGAAAGATGGTTTATCTTTACTAATAGGAAGAAATAATAGTGGGAAAACTTCACTTTTAGTTTTGTTTGAGAAGTTTTATAACAATGAAAATTTTACTTATGATGATTTTAGTATATCTTTGCGTCAACAAATTGATAATATTGATATTTATACAAATATTTTAGAATTAACTATACAAATGATTTTAGAAATAAAATATGATGAATCTGATAATCTAGAACATTTATCTGAATTTATTTTGGATTTAGACCCAGCCAGTAATACCGTAAAAATACTTTTTGAAGTAACAATAAAAAAAGAAAAAATATTACCTATTTTAGAATCTTTAGATAGCCAAGATAAAAAAACTAGATATTTAAAGAAGAATTTACAAAATCATTTAAAAACAACTATTTATTCATTTGAGAATGATGATGATTTACTAGAAGTAAATCGTTATAAATTAATAAAAAAAGATTTGAAGCAAATTAAAAACATCATAAATTTCCAAATAATTCATGCAAAAAGAAATGTTTCAAGTTCAGATGATAACAAAGGTAAAAAAATACTTTCAAGTATGACTACTAAGTATTTCAATCAGAAAAATTTAAATAATCCAAATTTTTCTAATATAAATGACCAAATGATAACAATGGATGGATTGTTAGATATTGAATATACTGAAAAATTTAAAGATTTTCTAAAACTCGGTAAAGATTTTTTAAATATTGATACACTAAAAGTTGTATCTGACCTAGAATCAAATGAGGTTATTAATAATTCTTCAAAGGTTATTTATGGTGAAAGTTCTAATCATTTACCTGAACATTTAAATGGATTAGGTTTTATGAATATTTTGTATCTTCTTTTAGATATTGAGATGAAAAAAGAAAGTTTTAAAGAAGAAAAAAAAGCTATAAATTTACTTTTTATTGAAGAACCAGAAGCTCATACTCATCCTCAAATGCAATATAAATTTATTGATAAAATTAAAGAAGTTTTTAAAAGTATTGAAAATTTGCAAACAGTTATAACAACTCACTCTGCACAAATAGTATCTAAGTGTGATTTTAAAGATATAAGATATTTATTAAATATCCATGAGAATATAAAAATCAAAAATTTTCATTCAGAATTAAAAGAACTATATGGAACTGAAGAGGAAGAATTTCAGTTTGTTGAACAATACTTAACACTTCAAGCCTCAGAATTATTTTTTGCAAATAAAATAATATTTATTGAGGGAACAACAGAAAAAATGTTACTTCCATATTTTATTAATAAATTTGATAATGACAGAAAAGATATTCCTAATTACATACCTATTTCTTCTCAAAATATTTCAATTTTAGAAGTAGGGGCTAATGCAGAAGCTTTTGATAAATTAGTAAGATTCTTTGATATTCAAACTTTAATAATCACTGATATCGACACAACATTTAAAACTCAAAATCAAACGGGAAGAACTATTTACAAAGGACATAAAGTTGATGGTGCAACACATACAAGCAATCTGACAATAAGAAAATATTTTAGTTCACCTGATGTTAATAACAATACTTTTGCTAATTGGTTTGAAAATTTAAAAAAAGAATCTATATCAATTAATAATAGAAAAATAAAATTGTCATATCAAATTGAAGAAGATAATTATCATGCAAGAAGTTTTGAAGATGCTTTTATTAAAGTGAATTTACAAAAGCTAATTGATAATAAAAGCGTTTTACGAGGTTTGAAAAATGATGATGAATTAATAATTAGAGATGATATTTATGAATTAACTGAAGAAATTTTAGATAAAAAATCAGATTTTGCATTTTCTTTATTGTATTTGGCATTATCAAAAAATATAGATTGGGCAATGCCTCTTTACATCAAAAATGCTTTAGAATGGATTCAAAATGACGCCTCTTGA
- a CDS encoding UvrD-helicase domain-containing protein produces the protein MTPLDSIKQCIEDKKCFVLQGGAGSGKTETLKNVLEYISENHPNKKVACITHTNLAVGEIKSRVGDKYTISTIHSFLNSIIKDYKKNIFQCIFELFKVEQIERKEIEFYSGNVTEQRKKEHEKYKKVFEKYANKLFTVTTEKIGNPEGKRIYDVDPVTYNTNLNTKIEALNELIKSQIEAKDYNKIQYNETRFNSYNDLTFGHDGLLEIAYQLFSSFPKIGKILQDKFDYIFIDEYQDTNEKIIKIFLEHLLQSDTTVIGLFGDAMQSIYKDGIGDVQNYITDETLEEIIKEDNYRCSVQVVDFINNIRTDGLSQEVQLKHDESTLDERQGNVTFYYSIVDSKPTTYSTQEIKNQYIEKINSLIELAKNNQPNSKFLMLTNKSISIESNFQNLYETFAQRYQEPKEYIDKVLITLQLIDLVELCQSYEKGNFNFILSELKKVGYPIRTIADKQKLKENIEYLLNFTGGAIEAVIYAFENNLIKKSESFDAFLSRRDVFLTSLNNDEYRTFKTNYTSEQNTYTRMTTTGVEIEEERFKELEKELKKEKLFIDLFSPIVTFEEVVNYYNYISEKVEYITMHKTKGSGIENVIVVLDEYFWNEYDFSKIFDTTINDVKKIASQKLFYVACSRTKKNLTCIKLITQDEEVLINQFFSNATAVSL, from the coding sequence ATGACGCCTCTTGATAGTATTAAACAATGTATTGAAGATAAAAAATGTTTTGTTCTTCAAGGTGGTGCTGGTAGTGGTAAAACAGAAACATTGAAAAATGTTTTAGAATATATATCTGAAAATCATCCCAATAAAAAAGTTGCTTGTATAACACATACTAATTTAGCAGTTGGTGAGATAAAATCTAGAGTTGGTGATAAATATACTATTAGTACTATACATTCATTTCTAAATTCAATAATCAAAGATTATAAGAAGAATATTTTTCAATGTATTTTTGAACTTTTTAAAGTTGAACAAATTGAGCGTAAAGAGATAGAATTTTATAGTGGTAATGTAACTGAACAGAGAAAGAAAGAACACGAAAAATACAAAAAAGTTTTTGAAAAATATGCTAATAAGCTTTTTACTGTCACTACTGAAAAAATAGGTAATCCCGAAGGAAAAAGAATTTATGATGTTGATCCAGTAACATATAATACAAATTTAAATACTAAAATTGAAGCATTAAATGAACTTATAAAAAGCCAAATAGAAGCAAAAGACTACAATAAGATTCAATATAATGAAACTCGATTTAATAGTTATAATGATTTAACTTTTGGACATGATGGGTTATTAGAAATTGCGTATCAACTTTTTAGCTCTTTCCCTAAAATTGGTAAAATTCTTCAAGATAAATTTGATTATATTTTTATTGATGAATATCAAGATACCAATGAAAAAATCATAAAAATCTTTTTAGAGCATTTGCTTCAATCTGATACAACAGTAATAGGATTATTTGGGGATGCAATGCAGTCGATTTATAAAGATGGAATAGGAGATGTTCAAAATTATATTACTGATGAAACTTTAGAAGAAATAATTAAAGAGGATAATTATAGATGTTCTGTCCAAGTAGTTGATTTTATCAATAATATAAGAACAGATGGACTAAGCCAAGAAGTTCAACTAAAGCATGATGAATCTACTTTGGATGAAAGACAAGGCAATGTTACATTTTATTATTCTATTGTTGATAGTAAGCCTACAACTTATTCAACTCAAGAAATCAAAAATCAATATATCGAAAAAATAAACAGTTTAATCGAACTTGCAAAAAACAATCAGCCCAATTCAAAATTTTTAATGTTAACAAATAAATCTATTTCGATTGAGTCAAATTTTCAAAATCTTTATGAAACTTTTGCACAAAGATATCAAGAACCAAAAGAATATATTGATAAAGTATTGATAACGTTACAGCTTATAGATTTAGTAGAACTTTGTCAATCCTATGAAAAGGGGAATTTTAATTTTATATTGAGTGAATTGAAAAAAGTTGGATACCCAATAAGAACTATAGCAGATAAGCAAAAATTAAAAGAAAATATTGAATATTTGTTAAATTTTACAGGTGGTGCAATTGAAGCAGTAATTTATGCTTTTGAAAATAATTTAATTAAAAAATCTGAGTCTTTTGATGCTTTTTTATCAAGAAGAGATGTCTTTTTAACGAGTTTAAATAATGATGAGTATAGAACGTTTAAAACAAATTATACTTCTGAACAAAATACATATACAAGAATGACAACTACTGGAGTCGAAATAGAAGAAGAACGATTTAAAGAGTTAGAAAAAGAATTAAAAAAAGAAAAATTGTTTATAGATTTATTTTCACCAATTGTTACTTTTGAGGAAGTGGTCAATTATTATAATTATATTAGTGAAAAAGTTGAATATATAACAATGCACAAAACAAAAGGCTCTGGAATTGAAAATGTAATTGTTGTTTTAGATGAGTATTTTTGGAATGAATATGATTTTAGTAAAATTTTTGATACTACAATTAATGATGTTAAAAAAATTGCAAGTCAAAAACTTTTTTATGTTGCTTGTTCACGAACCAAAAAGAATTTGACTTGTATAAAGTTAATTACACAAGATGAAGAAGTATTAATTAATCAATTTTTCTCAAATGCAACGGCGGTAAGTTTATAA
- a CDS encoding response regulator, which produces MDKIKIMIVEDETIVALEIKKSLIKLGFNITNSVTNYYDAIAFVLEDEPDIIIMDINLNNSRDGIETATDIKKVKPAVDILYLTAFNDNETLKRASLTNPVGYLLKPYSFEELKTTLYLAIYKKENKYKKLNYVSENIILFDEDYYFDRNSDELYYKEEKIKLTQKEVILLKILIEAKGNIVPFNVLENYVWQDELVSKGAFRTLLYRLRTKLEHKFIETFHSTGVKINITK; this is translated from the coding sequence ATGGATAAAATTAAGATAATGATAGTTGAAGATGAAACAATTGTTGCATTGGAAATAAAAAAATCTCTTATCAAGTTAGGGTTTAATATTACAAATAGTGTAACAAATTATTATGATGCAATAGCTTTTGTTTTAGAAGATGAACCAGACATTATAATTATGGATATAAATTTAAATAATAGTAGAGATGGTATTGAAACTGCAACTGATATAAAAAAAGTTAAACCAGCTGTGGATATTTTGTATTTAACAGCTTTTAACGATAATGAAACTCTAAAAAGAGCTTCTTTAACAAATCCTGTTGGGTATCTTTTAAAACCTTATAGTTTTGAAGAGTTAAAAACAACTCTTTATTTGGCAATTTATAAAAAAGAAAATAAGTATAAAAAACTAAACTATGTTTCTGAAAATATTATATTGTTTGATGAAGATTATTATTTTGATAGAAATTCTGATGAACTTTATTATAAAGAAGAAAAGATTAAACTTACACAAAAAGAAGTAATTCTACTAAAAATTTTAATAGAAGCAAAAGGCAATATTGTGCCATTTAATGTGCTTGAGAATTATGTTTGGCAAGATGAATTGGTATCAAAAGGTGCTTTTAGAACTTTATTATATAGATTAAGAACTAAGTTAGAACATAAATTTATAGAGACTTTTCATAGTACAGGTGTAAAAATAAATATTACTAAATAA